Proteins encoded in a region of the Scomber scombrus chromosome 16, fScoSco1.1, whole genome shotgun sequence genome:
- the LOC133997034 gene encoding XK-related protein 8-like, which produces MSSLTDTMDGFKYTWLDFLLTCVGLVFLLLDIVLDICAVVSFYEEKNYVCLGILVLFLVGSSVLVQAYSWLWYSFDDSERKTKVENCLNWRQLKLLHVFQLGIYFRHAGVVEMSLRRFFSEDPNTEGLAAHLSHDLSLLRLIETFSESSPQLVLMLTLTLQRGELSPLPVLKALGSALAIATSVTMYHRFMRSFLPQKAKQGPLSSGVYFLWNLLLIVSRLIALALFASVLPCFIFTHFICSWLVFFFFIWRSKTEFMDSPCGEWLYRATVGLIWYFDWFNVGTGKTRNKTMIYHGCMLVDITVLCSLWCWKMSTDPPYFQIPQLYAIITAASVVLVYIFGLLCKIIYYKFCHPSLTKDELKEGPTGQGLVINGDEVDNLVAIGIATDVTDRSMSSPAPEVRHYNKRMRKLAENFYAS; this is translated from the exons ATGTCTAGTTTGACAGACACTATGGATGGATTTAAGTATACCTGGCTGGACTTCCTCCTCACTTGTGTTGGTCTGGTGTTCCTGCTGCTCGACATAGTGCTGGATATCTGTGCCGTTGTGTCTTTCTACGAGGAGAAGAACTATGTGTGTCTCGGTATCCTGGTGCTGTTTCTGGTGGGCTCGTCAGTTCTTGTTCAGGCCTACAGCTGGCTGTGGTATAGCTTTGATGACtctgagaggaaaacaaaagtTGAGAATTGCCTGAATTGGAGACAACTCAAGCTGCTTCATGTTTTCCAGCTGGGAATCTACTTCAG GCATGCAGGTGTTGTGGAGATGTCTCTACGCCGCTTCTTTTCTGAAGACCCTAACACTGAAGGTTTGGCAGCACACCTGAGCCACGACCTCAGCTTGCTGCGGCTCATAGAGACGTTTTCAGAGAGCTCCCCTCAGCTCGTCCTCATGCTCACTCTCACCCTGCAGCGGGGTGAACTGAGTCCTTTGCCAG TGTTGAAGGCGCTCGGGTCAGCCTTAGCCATCGCCACCAGTGTGACCATGTACCACCGCTTCATGCGCTCCTTCCTGCCCCAGAAGGCGAAGCAGGGGCCCCTGTCCTCGGGGGTCTACTTCCTCTGGAACCTCTTGCTCATCGTGTCTCGCCTCATCGCCCTCGCCCTGTTCGCCTCTGTTCTGCCCTGCTTCATCTTCACCCACTTCATTTGCTCATGGctggtttttttcttcttcatctggCGTAGCAAGACCGAATTCATGGACAGCCCTTGTGGAGAGTGGCTTTACCGGGCCACTGTGGGCCTCATTTGGTATTTTGACTGGTTTAATGTGGGCACGGGGAAGACAAGGAACAAGACTATGATCTATCATGGGTGCATGCTGGTTGATATCACCGTCCTCTGCAGCTTGTGGTGCTGGAAGATGAGCACAGACCCACCTTATTTTCAAATCCCACAGTTGTATGCTATAATCACAGCCGCCAGTGttgttttagtttatatttttggtctcttatgtaaaataatatattacaaGTTTTGCCATCCAAGCCTCACCAAAGACGAGTTAAAAGAGGGCCCAACAGGACAGGGACTAGTTATTAATGGAGATGAGGTGGACAATTTAGTCGCTATTGGAATCGCCACAGATGTTACAGATCGCAGCATGTCGAGCCCAGCACCCGAAGTTAGACACTACAATAAAAGAATGAGGAAGTTGGCCGAGAACTTCTACGCCTCCTGA
- the xkr8.3 gene encoding XK-related protein 8.3, translating into MEGAPFSKYSCIDFIFSVVGVCTFLVDWGSDVWVAAEFYRRGDFFWFAVLVGLMVLSSVVVQMFSWFWLKYDQELPGFSSGGGSGVHAGADTVLCGDRVKLSCMLHVLQLGFLCRHISAIRQGFRVWWRKQEGSEYAVYLTHDLSMLRLIETFCESAPQLTLMIYVMLRTNNARTVQFVSIAASTTSIVWMVVDYHRSLRSFLPDKAKQGWGSSLVYFLWNLLLIAPRVAAIALFSSVLPGYIAAHFLMMWVVFVLWAWRQRTDFMDSAGGEWLYRATVGLIWYFSWFNVAEGRTRGRSIIYHSFMAIDGGILLTTWWCYRDPVLSQSYALPLLITLPLSYLLGLLFKALYYCCFHPKLWRPLARDPGLPHDLPDAEVSFRVFSIQDNTMSSQHLNRRMACHASNFFNSDQGVDRNTDSTKNAESSRV; encoded by the exons ATGGAGGGCGCACCTTTCTCAAAATACTCCTGCATCGACTTCATCTTCTCCGTTGTCGGGGTCTGCACCTTCCTGGTCGACTGGGGCTCGGACGTGTGGGTGGCCGCTGAGTTTTACCGCCGAGGTGACTTCTTCTGGTTCGCGGTGCTCGTCGGCCTCATGGTCCTGTCGTCTGTCGTGGTCCAGATGTTCAGCTGGTTCTGGTTGAAGTACGACCAGGAGCTGCCCGGTTTCAGCAGCGGAGGGGGCAGCGGCGTGCACGCCGGGGCAGACACCGTGCTCTGCGGGGACCGAGTCAAGCTGTCCTGCATGTTGCATGTGCTGCAGCTGGGCTTCctctgcag GCACATCTCCGCCATTCGACAAGGCTTCAGGGTTTGGTGGCGGAAACAGGAAGGGTCAGAGTACGCCGTTTACCTGACACATGACCTCAGCATGCTGCGGCTCATCGAGACCTTCTGTGAGAGCGCTCCTCAGCTCACCCTCATGATCTACGTCATGTTGCGCACCAACAACGCCAGGACCGTACAGT TTGTGAGCATCGCTGCATCAACCACTTCTATTGTGTGGATGGTGGTGGACTACCACCGCTCCCTGCGCTCCTTCCTCCCAGATAAGGCCAAGCAGGGCTGGGGTTCCTCCTTGGTCTACTTCCTGTGGAACTTGCTGCTTATCGCCCCGCGTGTGGCTGCCATCgccctcttctcctctgtcctGCCCGGGTACATCGCTGCCCACTTCCTAATGATGTGggttgtctttgttttatggGCCTGGCGACAGAGGACTGACTTCATGGACAGTGCTGGTGGGGAGTGGCTCTACCGGGCCACCGTAGGGCTGATTTGGTACTTCAGCTGGTTTAATGTAGCGGAGGGTCGGACCCGTGGCAGGAGCATCATCTACCATTCCTTCATGGCCATAGACGGAGGAATCCTGCTGACCACTTGGTGGTGTTACAGGGACCCTGTTCTGAGTCAGTCGTACGCCCTCCCTCTGCTCATCACACTGCCTCTTAGCTACCTCCTGGGCCTGCTCTTCAAGGCCCTCTACTACTGCTGCTTCCACCCCAAACTCTGGAGACCCCTGGCGAGGGATCCAGGACTGCCTCATGATTTGCCGGATGCAGAAGTGTCTTTCAGAGTCTTTTCCATCCAGGACAACACAATGTCCTCCCAGCACCTCAACAGAAGGATGGCCTGCCATGCTTCTAATTTTTTTAACTCAGATCAAGGAGTCGATAGAAACACTGATAGCACAAAGAATGCCGAGTCATCACGTGTGTGA